In one window of Ptiloglossa arizonensis isolate GNS036 chromosome 5, iyPtiAriz1_principal, whole genome shotgun sequence DNA:
- the LOC143146585 gene encoding transmembrane emp24 domain-containing protein 5, whose product MSNFIRCLVFGVLFSFANTSMPHAWYESLPAVALDYKFHVEAGKEDCYFQYVNTGVTFYVNLQVIRGGDGKAGFVVRNPDGVLVVPYQWLSNSDYQDVVKNAGYFSICIDNHFSKYSSKLVNLYITLIRYDEWDKYAREIKALNVSVENFTSGIMHVEKNINKMIQSQHLSRSREARDLSLLMNNNFYVQTWSLMQIIVIMITTTIQVYFVRKLFEVKPSKYSRVGI is encoded by the exons ATGTCTAATTTTATACGATGTCTGGTTTTCGGGGTGCTTTTTAGCTTCGCAAATACTAGCATGCCTCATGCCTGGTACGAATCCTTACCTGCGGTGGCTTTAGATTACAAATTCCACGTTGAAGCCGGGAAAGAAGATTGTTACTTTCAATATGTTAATACTGGCGTTACTTTCTACGTAAATTTACAG GTAATACGTGGTGGTGATGGAAAAGCTGGCTTTGTAGTGAGAAACCCAGATGGTGTATTAGTGGTTCCGTATCAATGGCTTTCTAATTCGGATTACCAAGATGTTGTAAAGAATGCTGGTTACTTCAGCATTTGTATAGATAATCACTTTTCCAAATATAGTTCGAAATTAGTTAATTTATACATCACTTTAATCAG ATACGACGAATGGGATAAATATGCGAGGGAGATAAAGGCATTGAATGTTTCCGTTGAAAATTTTACG AGTGGGATAATGCACGTGGAAAAGAACATTAACAAAATGATCCAGAGTCAGCATTTAAGTAGAAGTAGGGAAGCACGAGATTTAAGTTTGTTGATGAATAATAACTTTTACGTTCAAACATGGTCTTTAATGCAAATAATTGTCATAATGATAACAACAACTATACAGGTATATTTTGTGAGAAAACTTTTTGAGGTGAAACCGTCTAAATATTCCAGAGTAGGCATATGA